The following proteins come from a genomic window of Aspergillus luchuensis IFO 4308 DNA, chromosome 3, nearly complete sequence:
- a CDS encoding uncharacterized protein (TransMembrane:1 (o12-37i)) — protein sequence MLVLHLTTVHPVYIQAANPLMSVEVTLFFNGLVLLLLSSPSRSAVFNHIPVTMLNINKAQSVDCHDRDTQRRYAGYLWLEISLTHRLNEKLKTRWLLDNEHQLHQALICCRVTGPALEDAPYFSISSAGIYDFHGVRARIQFLRQRLEKEQELIDETRQQRKAVGYRESIRFCHMCIDSAEALINMSCGHRICCLCKSSFPCQIDSTSQAPMYECGLCWKTACALKSHWKQTP from the exons ATGCTAGTACTGCATCTCACAACTGTCCATCCTGTATATATTCAAGCAGCGAACCCTTTGATGTCAGTAGAAGTAACTCTGTTCTTCAACGGCCTGGTTCTATTGTTGCTATCTTCCCCATCTAGATCAGCAG TATTCAATCACATACCGGTGACGATGTTAAACATTAATAAAGCCCAATCAGTGGACTGCCATGATCGCGATACTCAGAGACGATATGCGGGATATCTTTGGCTTGAAATCTCGCTCACGCACCGCTTGAACGAAAAGCTGAAAACCCGGTGGTTACTCGACAACGAGCATCAGCTTCACCAAGCTCTGATATGTTGCCGTGTAACTGGACCAGCCCTAGAAGATGCACCTTACTTCAGCATTAGTTCTGCGGGGATATACGACTTCCACGGAGTCAGGGCACGCATTCAATTTCTACGCCAGCGACTGGAAAAGGAGCAAGAGCTCATTGACGAGACCAGGCAGCAGCGGAAGGCGGTGGGATACAGAGAAAGCATAAGGTTTTGCCATATGTGCATTGATTCAGCTGAAGCTCTAATCAATATGTCGTGTGGCCATCGCATTTGTTGTCTATGCAAGTCAAGTTTCCCGTGTCAGATTGACAGCACCAGCCAGGCACCGATGTATGAATGTGGTTTGTGTTGGAAAACAGCATGTGCCCTGAAAAGCCATTGGAAGCAAACTCCTTAA
- a CDS encoding uncharacterized protein (InterPro:IPR036879;~go_function: GO:0003677 - DNA binding [Evidence IEA];~go_function: GO:0046983 - protein dimerization activity [Evidence IEA]): MASKREQEQERKRVKNLQERLKRRKDRLTQGLHDYALLADAKVYMLIQDRRGGITEYRSTPDRKFPPTYAQIVRSETHVSQLIWTLIDLSIEATLPIGQPLDA, from the coding sequence ATGGCCTCAAAGCGGGAGCAagagcaggaaagaaaaagagtcAAAAACCTTCAGGAACGGCTTAAGCGACGAAAAGACCGTCTTACTCAGGGTCTTCACGACTACGCTCTCCTGGCCGACGCCAAGGTATATATGCTCATCCAGGACCGCCGAGGTGGCATAACGGAGTACAGAAGCACCCCAGACCGAAAATTTCCGCCGACATATGCACAGATTGTACGTTCCGAAACACATGTCAGTCAGCTCATTTGGACGCTAATTGATCTATCTATAGAGGCGACTCTTCCCATCGGCCAGCCTCTTGACGCCTGA
- a CDS encoding uncharacterized protein (COG:O;~EggNog:ENOG410PIVI;~InterPro:IPR001623,IPR036869,IPR018253;~PFAM:PF00226): MSRKEKLPKRNVPRGTKDKTNENKFSPLQATEVSSSRRDADGDVQMHQSEEDAVEPHKRRGKHRQGYSLKQRATTTRIRNCGDKDYYGVLGLERTCDARDVRQAYRTLALLIHPDHNKYDDAEIAFKKVGQAYQVLSNSQERAAFDKQHDRYENKGSIDPHDLFGEEFADNASGDESSEAHSADEEDGPETPDHAVLEVYSEATTYVNIYLAAKDTSVVHEMREKINDLNRRIKEENRKHSRPENDFLIKIDLLTGVRNEYNKATDMVQDGTASGNQSETLRRIVSQFENARKGYGYPETWKLPSAIGNGDSNNNQRPGKTNDARRILGYLPHVDSQRTIFFVESQPNGIAMKRSQDIGYDATRLYLELPESQKKDVRYSQSRYGKDQRGNYDQILGWDCRVPSNMSPSDWEYRRALPPSYGLVRFHNGSADILSRTALRNVLGREAADREINTFYEQRNMAPPWAQMPSRGRLPGRSYAKIQGPSVADSAINGQQGIEPTVRVKRSKKSRYTGGSQGDENQQASSSVGERGGEGQGTTDTIQAVMETNRLQMQAITDALAQLTSRLAIMDQARNTLPG, from the exons ATGAGTCGAAAGGAAAAATTGCCTAAAAGGAACGTTCCTCGTGGCACGAAAGATAAAACCAATGAGAACAAGTTCTCACCACTACAAGCCACGGAAGTCTCTTCATCACGTCGGGACGCGGACGGGGATGTACAAATGCATCAATCAGAAGAGGATGCAGTAGAACCTCACAAGCGTAGGGGAAAGCACCGTCAGGGCTACAGCCTAAAGCAGCGCGCGACCACGACGCGGATCCGGAACTGCGGTGACAAGGATTATTACGGCGTGCTGGGACTTGAGAGGACCTGTGACGCACGGGATGTCCGACAAGCCTATCGAACCTTGGCCCTGCTGATACACCCAGACCATAATAAGTATGATGACGCAGAAATCGCATTTAAAA AGGTTGGCCAAGCCTACCAAGTGCTCAGCAATTCGCAAGAGCGGGCCGCCTTTGATAAACAGCATGACCGTTATGAGAACAAAGGAAGCATCGATCCACATGACCTCTTCGGGGAGGAGTTCGCGGACAATGCTTCGGGCGACGAGTCTAGCGAGGCTCACTcagctgatgaagaagatggaccAGAGACCCCTGACCACGCCGTTTTAGAAGTTTACTCTGAAGCTACTACCTATGTCAATATATATCTCGCAGCGAAAGACACGTCCGTCGTCCACGAGATGCGTGAAAAAATCAACGACCTCAACCGGAGAATTAAAGAAGAGAACCGGAAACACAGCCGCCCTGAAAATGACTTTCTGATCAAGATAGACCTGCTGACGGGCGTCCGCAACGAATATAACAAGGCAACTGATATGGTCCAGGATGGAACTGCCAGCGGAAATCAGTCGGAAACGCTGCGTAGGATTGTGAGCCAGTTTGAGAATGCGCGAAAGGGGTACGGCTATCCGGAAACATGGAAGCTCCCGTCAGCCATTGGCAACGGCGACAGTAATAACAACCAGAGGCCTGGCAAAACCAACGATGCGCGCCGAATACTTGGCTATCTGCCACATGTGGACAGCCAGCGAACCATTTTCTTCGTGGAAAGCCAGCCTAATGGAATCGCCATGAAGCGGTCGCAGGACATTGGATATGATGCAACTAGGTTGTACCTGGAGCTCCCTGAGTCACAGAAAAAGGATGTCCGTTATTCGCAAAGCCGCTATGGGAAAGACCAGCGGGGCAATTATGATCAGATCCTGGGATGGGATTGTCGAGTTCCGTCCAATATGTCTCCGTCTGACTGGGAATACCGACGAGCTCTACCTCCTTCGTATGGCCTGGTCCGTTTCCACAACGGTTCTGCGGACATCCTGAGCCGAACCGCCCTGCGCAACGTGCTTGGGAGGGAGGCCGCTGATCGAGAAATTAATACTTTCTATGAACAGCGTAATATGGCTCCGCCGTGGGCTCAAATGCCCTCTCGTGGACGACTCCCTGGCCGCAGTTATGCTAAGATTCAGGGGCCATCAGTGGCCGACAGTGCAATCAACGGACAGCAAGGTATTGAGCCAACAGTGAGAGTTAAGCGTAGCAAAAAGAGCAGATATACAGGTGGATCCCAGGGAGATGAGAATCAACAAGCCAGTTCTTCAGTAGGGGAACGCGGTGGAGAAGGCCAGGGCACTACAGATACAATCCAAGCCGTTATGGAGACGAACCGACTCCAGATGCAGGCCATCACTGATGCACTTGCTCAGCTAACATCGCGGCTTGCTATCATGGACCAGGCTCGGAATACCCTTCCTGGCTAG
- a CDS encoding uncharacterized protein (COG:Z;~EggNog:ENOG410QEDU;~InterPro:IPR035994;~go_function: GO:0003824 - catalytic activity [Evidence IEA];~go_process: GO:0009116 - nucleoside metabolic process [Evidence IEA]) → MYCTEMSFTHGDYTVAWICALPLELAAAKTMLDDVHPPLPQPESDHNVYTLGRVGSHNVVVACLPGGVYGTISAAGVVSHMVSTFPTLRSGFGLMVGIGGGVPTPRNDIRLGDVVVSRPTTTSSGVIQFDYGKTLRGGRFQHTGSLNKPPPVLLKAVSQLESGCMTGKRPTSEILVDTLHKSEKIREVFSRPKVD, encoded by the coding sequence ATGTATTGTACAGAAATGTCTTTCACGCACGGCGACTATACAGTCGCATGGATTTGCGCCTTGCCGTTGGaactagcagcagcaaagacTATGCTGGACGACGTTCACCCTCCGCTTCCCCAGCCAGAATCCGACCACAATGTCTACACACTTGGGAGAGTTGGCAGCCACAATGTAGTAGTGGCCTGTCTGCCTGGTGGTGTCTATGGGACGATATCCGCTGCAGGGGTAGTGTCACATATGGTCTCTACCTTTCCAACTCTCCGGTCCGGTTTCGGATTGATGGTGGGTATTGGGGGCGGAGTCCCGACCCCAAGAAATGATATTCGCCTTGGCGATGTTGTGGTCAGCAGGCCAACTACCACTTCAAGTGGCGTTATCCAATTTGACTACGGCAAGACACTGCGCGGCGGACGATTCCAGCACACCGGGTCGCTTAATAAACCTCCACCAGTGTTGTTGAAGGCCGTGTCTCAATTAGAGAGTGGTTGTATGACCGGGAAAAGGCCGACCAGCGAAATTTTGGTTGATACACTGCACAAAAGCGAAAAGATAAGAGAAGTGTTTTCGCGACCGAAAGTCGACTGA
- a CDS encoding uncharacterized protein (COG:S;~EggNog:ENOG410PKVH), which yields MSSSPPTPEDTSICSIKASRLKIAGFRDANVQAYCDCRQSQVANESWKNEFRKACDVALGDGLDLDQIDELSDPVYFNSRGVKWGIARRFVKDIKY from the coding sequence ATGTCATCGTCGCCACCCACCCCGGAAGACACGTCCATCTGTTCTATCAAGGCTTCGCGGCTGAAAATAGCAGGATTTCGTGACGCCAATGTCCAGGCCTACTGTGACTGTCGCCAGTCACAGGTTGCGAATGAGTCGTGGAAGAATGAATTTCGCAAAGCATGTGATGTGGCTCTGGGTGATGGGTTAGACTTGGACCAAATTGATGAGTTAAGCGATCCCGTATACTTCAACAGTCGGGGAGTCAAATGGGGTATTGCTCGTCGATTCGTGAAGGACATTAAATACTGA
- a CDS encoding uncharacterized protein (COG:A;~EggNog:ENOG410PIUX;~InterPro:IPR015943,IPR036322,IPR027417,IPR007111, IPR018391,IPR001680,IPR019775,IPR020472,IPR017986;~PFAM:PF00400;~TransMembrane:2 (o570-590i640-661o);~go_function: GO:0005515 - protein binding [Evidence IEA]) yields MDAPSASNQHKSHSITERVKTTFKKWKRDKHTHFITLKSSISNVTADLAAKGDPASSKYDSSQTNDHNTKDFWQMAYEALTESDPNSIAVLFPLTGTKSQDTGNARTREKLDEVVEATKAQYKEKQGKDGIRATADKILNSVLSFQDVVDNIVKFDPTGYASSAWAIVSLGITMAKNHADLRGALFSSSEYLADLLTRCAFIEEQYYGDGDPNIVNAEKKGSIIRVYVAILRYCTEVRRVQQSNKGRDIMVSITAITSQPLTQLKTSIKEEESHLHQWLVLDQHLRRKKEAEDILNHLDQLTGDLQKVRDAVDMLNLPFAKGAFFGSFEDQHEDECLAGTRTELLRQVQDWGRSSDKCIFWLSGMAGTGKSTIARTVARMFKEDDMLGASFFFKRGEGDRGSAVKFFPTIVKQLAVHIPQMVPGIRKAIEDDPAIPGSSLRDQFNKLILQPLLTVDHGKVMKSTVIVIDALDECEPEEDMEIILDLLPEVETATNMAIRFFLTSRPEIPIRCGFDEIDKSKYQNTILQDLDEDLIKHDIALYLREEFSKIQQKRRHALPPGWPGEETIEAIAMIARPLFIFAATVCRFVADRHFDPDQRLREFSGSTGSKMDSTYRPVLNQLLVQDATDRYKLIKEFQRIIGVIILLANPLSLSSLAELLLGTSKHDSTFDLERQISIHLNLFHSVLSIPSDPKLPIRTLHLSFHDYLVDDRTKDQEATAQFWVDKKAKHELIASQCLTVMGRSLKRNICELSSYGTSRTEIRPDSIARYIPSALQYACRYWVYHLTQGPAPARILEKVHTFLKKHFLHWFEAMGILGIIPEAIIAVNSLLQLTKDKSSNEMHILLLDARRFILKFAQIADMAPLQLYSSGLIFAPHKALFREIYERELPAWLSRGPKVEEYWDPEMQTLEGHSNWVYSVAFSNNGQLLASGSRDKTIKLWDAATGALEHTLEGHSDPVYSVAFSNNGQLLASGSYDKTIKLWDAATGTLKHTLEGHSNWVYSVAFSNNGQLLASGSHDKTIKLWDAATGALKHTLKSHSGLVYSVAFSNNGQLLASGSGDKTIKLWDAATGTLKHTLEGHSDPVYSVAFSNNGQLLASGSYDKTIKLWNAATGTLKHTLEGHSDPVYSVAFSNNGQLLASGSGDKTIKLWDAATGALKHDISTDDVATSVEFSEHLPLLISNIGSFDIRNCYESFLTSSEKVAEVSLEADRWITVQGQRELWLPPNYHPSSSTVKNSTIAVGSMSGRVAMIAFSVM; encoded by the exons ATGGATGCTCCTAGTGCTTCAAATCAACATAAGTCACACAGCATCACCGAACGCGTGAAGACTACTTTCAAAAAGTGGAAAAGAGATAAACATACACATTTTATTACCCTTAAATCAAGCATTTCAAACGTCACCGCAGATCTGGCCGCGAAGGGTGATCCAGCCAGTTCTAAATATGACAGTTCCCAAACCAACGACCACAACACGAAGGATTTTTGGCAGATGGCGTACGAAGCGTTAACAGAGAGCGACCCGAACAGTATAGCAGTGCTTTTCCCGCTTACCGGGACAAAGTCTCAGGATACTGGCAATGCACGAACCAGAGAAAAATTGGACGAGGTAGTTGAGGCAACAAAGGCGCAGTACAAGGAAAAGCAGGGAAAGGATGGCATTCGGGCCACAGccgataaaatattaaactCAGTGCTGTCTTTCCAAGATGTTGTCGATAACATTGTGAAATTTGATCCGACTGGGTACGCTTCCAGTGCTTGGGCGATAGTTTCCCTTGGTATAACG ATGGCTAAGAACCATGCAGACCTCCGAGGGGCTCTATTTAGCTCGTCAGAATACTTGGCGGACTTGTTGACTCGTTGTGCCTTCATTGAAGAACAGTAttatggggatggagacCCTAACATAGTGAATGCCGAAAAAAAAGGGTCGATTATCCGGGTGTATGTGGCAATCTTGCGATACTGCACCGAGGTACGGAGAGTACAACAGTCCAACAAGGGAAGAGACATCATGGTGAGCATAACGGCTATTACAAGCCAGCCACTCACGCAGCTCAAAACCTcgatcaaggaagaggagtccCACCTGCACCAGTGGCTGGTTCTGGACCAGCACTTGCGTCGGAaaaaggaagcagaggataTTCTGAATCACCTCGATCAATTGACCGGGGATCTCCAAAAAGTACGTGATGCAGTTGATATGTTAAATCTTCCTTTTGCCAAGGGCGCTTTTTTTGGCTCCTTTGAGGACCAGCATGAGGATGAATGCCTTGCTGGAACGCGAACAGAGTTGCTTCGGCAGGTGCAGGACTGGGGTAGGTCCAGTGACAAATGTATCTTCTGGTTGAGCGGAATGGCAGGCACTGGCAAGTCTACTATTGCGAGAACGGTAGCCCGAATGTTCAAAGAGGATGACATGCTCGGGGCAAGTTTCTTTTTCAAACGGGGCGAGGGAGATCGGGGCTCGGCAGTAAAGTTTTTTCCAACAATTGTGAAGCAATTAGCAGTGCACATCCCTCAAATGGTCCCCGGAATCCGAAAAGCTATCGAAGATGATCCTGCAATTCCCGGAAGTTCACTTCGAGATCAGTTTAATAAGCTCATCTTACAGCCATTGCTCACTGTCGATCATGGCAAAGTCATGAAATCTACAGTAATTGTCATCGACGCTCTAGATGAATGCGAACCAGAGGAGGACATGGAAATCATCCTCGACCTTTTACCCGAGGTTGAGACGGCAACAAATATGGCAATCCGATTCTTCTTAACCAGCCGGCCGGAGATACCCATCCGTTGTGGGTTTGATGAAATCGATAAGAGCAAGTACCAGAATACTATCCTGCAAGATTTGGATGAAGATTTGATAAAACATGACATCGCCTTATATCTCAGAGAAGAATTCTCCAAAATACAGCAGAAGCGCCGGCATGCTCTTCCCCCCGGCTGGCCTGGAGAGGAAACAATCGAAGCCATAGCAATGATAGCTCGTCCGCTCTTTATCTTTGCAGCCACGGTGTGTCGTTTCGTGGCCGATAGGCATTTTGACCCGGATCAGCGGCTTCGGGAGTTCTCTGGTTCTACAGGATCCAAGATGGATAGCACATACCGACCGGTTCTGAACCAACTCCTTGTCCAGGATGCTACGGATCGGTATAAGCTGATTAAAGAGTTTCAAAGAATTATTGGTGTAATCATTCTTCTTGCTAATCCACTTTCATTGAGCTCTCTTGcggagctgctgcttggaACATCGAAACACGATAGCACCTTCGATTTGGAACGCCAGATTAGCATTCATCTGAACTTATTCCATTCAGTCCTGTCAATACCCAGCGATCCAAAACTACCTATACGGACCCTGCATTTGTCCTTTCATGATTACCTTGTGGATGATCGTACGAAAGACCAAGAGGCTACGGCTCAATTCTGGGTGGATAAAAAGGCAAAGCATGAGCTCATAGCCAGCCAGTGTCTTACAGTTATGGGACGTTCtctaaaaagaaatatttgcGAACTGTCAAGCTATGGGACGAGCCGAACAGAAATACGCCCTGATTCTATAGCAAGATATATTCCATCCGCTCTTCAGTACGCCTGTCGTTACTGGGTTTACCATCTAACCCAAGGTCCAGCACCAGCCAGAATCCTTGAAAAAGTGCACACATTCCTGAAGAAACACTTCCTTCATTGGTTTGAAGCCATGGGCATTCTGGGAATAATACCTGAAGCCATAATTGCAGTGAATTCATTGCTCCAACTGACCAAA GATAAATCCAGTAACGAAATGCATATTCTCCTATTAGATGCGCGCAGGTTTATCCTAAAATTTGCACAAATTGCTGATATGGCACCACTGCAACTGTACAGCTCTGGCCTGATTTTTGCACCACATAAAGCGTTGTTCAGAGAGATCTATGAAAGAGAACTTCCTGCTTGGTTATCCAGAGGCCCAAAGGTAGAAGAGTATTGGGATCCAGAGATGCAAACGCTGGAGGGCCATTCTAACTGGGTTTACTCGGTCGCCTTCTCAAACAacgggcagctgctggcatcCGGCTCGCGCGACAAGACTATCAAGCTATGGGATGCGGCCACGGGCGCTCTTGAGCATACATTGGAGGGCCATTCTGATCCGGTTTACTCGGTCGCCTTCTCAAACAacgggcagctgctggcatcCGGCTCGTAtgacaagaccatcaagcTATGGGATGCGGCCACGGGCACTCTCAAGCATACATTGGAGGGCCATTCTAATTGGGTTTACTCGGTCGCCTTCTCAAACAacgggcagctgctggcatcCGGCTCGCACgacaagaccatcaagtTGTGGGATGCGGCTACGGGCGCTCTCAAGCATACATTAAAGAGCCATTCTGGTTTAGTTTACTCGGTCGCCTTCTCAAACAacgggcagctgctggcatcCGGCTCGGGggacaagaccatcaagcTATGGGATGCGGCCACGGGCACTCTCAAGCATACATTGGAGGGCCATTCTGATCCGGTTTACTCGGTCGCCTTCTCAAATAacgggcagctgctggcatcCGGCTCGTAtgacaagaccatcaagcTATGGAATGCGGCCACGGGCACTCTCAAGCATACATTGGAGGGCCATTCTGATCCGGTTTACTCGGTCGCCTTCTCAAACAacgggcagctgctggcgTCCGGCTCGGGggacaagaccatcaagcTGTGGGATGCGGCCACGGGCGCTCTCAAGCATGACATAAGCACTGATGATGTGGCCACCAGTGTTGAATTTTCGGAGCACCTGCCACTACTGATTAGTAACATAGGATCTTTTGATATCCGAAACTGCTATGAAAGCTTCTTAACTTCCTCCGAGAAGGTGGCAGAGGTATCTCTGGAAGCAGATCGATGGATTACTGTGCAGGGTCAAAGAGAGCTATGGCTACCTCCGAATTAtcatccttcctcatcaacgGTCAAAAACAGCACTATTGCAGTCGGTAGTATGAGCGGCAGAGTTGCCATGATTGCATTCTCTGTCATGTGA